Proteins found in one Serinicoccus marinus DSM 15273 genomic segment:
- a CDS encoding type II toxin-antitoxin system Phd/YefM family antitoxin yields MSSTVGAYDAKTHLPRLLDEVEQGATVTITRHGRPVARLVGVRGAAPASADLESAFAAARAGHTLGLPAAEAVAEGRR; encoded by the coding sequence ATGAGCAGCACCGTGGGCGCCTACGACGCCAAGACCCACCTGCCTCGACTCCTCGACGAGGTGGAGCAGGGTGCCACCGTCACCATCACCCGGCACGGGCGTCCGGTCGCCCGGCTCGTCGGGGTGCGCGGCGCCGCCCCCGCCTCGGCCGACCTGGAGTCCGCCTTCGCCGCAGCCCGCGCCGGGCACACCCTCGGGCTGCCCGCTGCCGAGGCCGTGGCCGAGGGTCGACGTTGA
- a CDS encoding type II toxin-antitoxin system VapC family toxin, with the protein MSGVVLDASAALSWCFEDEWTPQSDSLLATVRADGAVVPPLWDLEIANALAGAERRGRITAAHATHLVALLAQLPIEVSEHDPGMPELLAQARTSGLTAHDACSLLTAMATGLPLASLDGRLREAAVAQGVTVLPGLAPA; encoded by the coding sequence TTGAGCGGCGTCGTCCTCGACGCGTCGGCAGCGCTGTCCTGGTGCTTCGAGGACGAGTGGACGCCGCAGAGCGACTCCCTGCTGGCGACCGTTCGCGCCGACGGTGCAGTCGTCCCGCCGCTGTGGGACCTGGAGATCGCCAACGCCCTCGCGGGGGCGGAGCGGCGCGGGCGCATCACAGCGGCGCACGCCACCCACCTGGTCGCCCTGCTCGCCCAGCTGCCGATCGAGGTGAGCGAGCACGACCCAGGCATGCCCGAGCTGCTCGCCCAGGCCCGCACGTCCGGCCTCACGGCCCATGACGCCTGCTCTCTGCTCACGGCGATGGCGACCGGGCTCCCCCTCGCCTCGCTGGACGGTCGGCTGCGGGAGGCCGCGGTGGCGCAGGGGGTCACGGTGCTGCCGGGGCTCGCGCCAGCCTGA